The proteins below are encoded in one region of Sulfolobus islandicus Y.N.15.51:
- a CDS encoding haloacid dehalogenase type II, with the protein MGKEKKILAFDLYGTILDLSGISQEMRRKQLEYTWLLTIMGRYVDFDEITKMAISYILGEDKIEEELNKWRNLRAHQDAIYLKDISTISDIYILSNGTTKAIEELLKLNGLSSYFKGIFSAERVKEYKPSPKVYKYFLEAVNGEAYLVSSNPFDVIGAKNGGMKSIYVNRRNMPVDPLGYEPDIVVRDFKELYEWLQR; encoded by the coding sequence ATGGGAAAAGAAAAGAAAATTTTGGCATTTGACTTGTACGGTACAATTTTGGATCTATCAGGAATTTCACAAGAAATGAGAAGGAAACAGCTAGAGTATACTTGGCTATTAACCATAATGGGAAGATATGTGGATTTCGATGAGATAACCAAAATGGCAATAAGCTACATCCTAGGAGAGGATAAAATAGAGGAAGAATTGAATAAGTGGAGAAATCTAAGAGCACATCAAGATGCAATCTATTTAAAGGACATCTCCACAATATCTGATATTTACATTTTATCAAATGGTACGACTAAGGCTATAGAGGAACTTTTAAAACTTAATGGTTTGTCTAGCTATTTTAAAGGAATATTTAGCGCAGAAAGGGTAAAGGAATATAAACCCTCACCTAAGGTCTACAAATACTTCCTTGAGGCAGTTAATGGAGAGGCTTATCTGGTCTCATCAAATCCATTTGATGTTATTGGTGCTAAGAATGGTGGAATGAAGAGCATATACGTTAATAGGAGAAATATGCCAGTTGACCCATTAGGTTATGAACCGGATATTGTGGTAAGGGATTTTAAGGAGTTATATGAATGGTTACAAAGATAA
- a CDS encoding nucleotidyltransferase domain-containing protein encodes MSNAWKNYSLYSDLMEIYKEEETEAKEYISSICRKEYTVILFGSRARGDNKVYSDWDILVIGKEKPPLPPSSVDLHYVNVDEIEEKIMEFNTIFIDAFYEGKLLCDNLSTYQKIRGKVLERIKGYKKTREGWFREND; translated from the coding sequence GTGTCAAATGCATGGAAAAATTACTCTCTCTATTCTGACCTAATGGAGATTTACAAGGAAGAGGAAACGGAGGCTAAGGAATACATATCGTCGATTTGTAGAAAAGAATACACTGTTATCCTCTTTGGCTCTAGGGCTAGGGGTGACAACAAGGTTTACAGTGATTGGGATATCTTAGTTATAGGGAAAGAGAAACCCCCATTACCACCTTCATCAGTGGATTTACATTATGTTAACGTTGATGAAATTGAGGAGAAGATTATGGAGTTCAATACGATTTTTATTGACGCCTTTTACGAGGGTAAGCTTCTGTGCGATAATCTTTCGACGTATCAAAAAATAAGAGGGAAAGTGTTAGAGAGAATCAAGGGATATAAAAAGACCAGAGAAGGATGGTTTAGAGAAAACGATTAG